Proteins encoded within one genomic window of Formosa agariphila KMM 3901:
- a CDS encoding thymidine kinase: MFLENTVNHKEQFGWIEVICGSMFSGKTEELIRRLKRAQFAKQKVEIFKPSVDIRYNEDMVVSHDANEIRSTPVPAAANIPILADGCDVVGIDEAQFFDDEIVRVCNDLANKGIRVIVAGLDMDFKGNPFGPMPNLMATAEYVTKVHAICTRTGNLAQFSYRKAASDALVLLGETENYEPLSRAAYYKAMRSEKSQSTNTNKMEQLDFNSEDSNA, translated from the coding sequence ATGTTTCTCGAAAATACAGTAAATCATAAAGAACAATTTGGTTGGATAGAAGTTATCTGCGGTTCTATGTTCTCTGGAAAGACAGAAGAATTAATCCGAAGACTTAAACGTGCACAATTCGCCAAACAGAAAGTTGAAATTTTTAAACCTTCGGTAGATATCCGCTATAACGAAGATATGGTCGTCTCTCACGATGCTAACGAAATTCGTTCTACGCCAGTTCCTGCAGCGGCTAATATTCCTATTTTAGCCGATGGTTGCGATGTGGTTGGTATTGATGAAGCTCAGTTTTTCGATGACGAAATTGTACGTGTTTGTAACGATTTAGCCAACAAAGGTATTCGTGTTATTGTCGCTGGATTAGATATGGATTTTAAAGGTAATCCGTTTGGTCCGATGCCTAATTTAATGGCGACTGCAGAGTATGTAACAAAAGTTCATGCCATTTGTACTAGGACTGGAAATTTAGCTCAGTTTAGTTATAGAAAAGCAGCAAGCGATGCATTGGTTTTGCTTGGTGAAACCGAAAATTATGAGCCTCTTAGTCGTGCAGCTTATTACAAAGCTATGCGTAGTGAAAAATCGCAAAGCACCAACACGAACAAAATGGAGCAGTTAGATTTTAATTCTGAAGATAGCAATGCCTAA
- the rsmI gene encoding 16S rRNA (cytidine(1402)-2'-O)-methyltransferase has product MSKLYIVPTPIGNLEDMTFRAIRVLKEADLILAEDTRTSGKLLKHFEISTHSQSHHMHNEHKTVEGLIQKLKGGTVIALISDAGTPAISDPGFLLTRACVEHGIEVDCLPGATAFVPALVNSGLPNDKFVFEGFLPVKKGRQTRLLLLAEETRTIIFYESPHKLIKTLTHFCEYFGEDRPVSVSRELTKLYEETIRGTAKEVLEHYTNKPPKGEIVVVVGGKK; this is encoded by the coding sequence ATGAGTAAATTATATATTGTACCTACGCCCATTGGTAATTTAGAAGACATGACTTTTAGAGCCATACGCGTTCTTAAAGAAGCCGATTTAATTTTGGCAGAAGACACAAGAACGTCGGGAAAACTTCTAAAACATTTCGAGATTAGCACACATTCGCAATCGCACCATATGCATAACGAGCATAAAACGGTTGAAGGGTTAATACAAAAATTAAAGGGAGGAACCGTAATTGCATTAATTAGTGATGCAGGTACACCAGCTATTTCTGATCCTGGATTTTTATTAACTCGTGCTTGTGTAGAACACGGTATAGAAGTCGATTGTTTACCAGGAGCAACAGCTTTTGTTCCCGCATTAGTAAATTCTGGATTGCCAAACGATAAATTTGTATTCGAAGGTTTTTTGCCCGTAAAAAAAGGAAGACAGACCCGATTATTACTTTTAGCCGAAGAAACGCGTACCATTATATTTTACGAGTCGCCACACAAACTTATAAAAACACTGACTCATTTTTGTGAGTATTTTGGTGAGGACCGTCCGGTTTCTGTGTCTCGGGAATTGACTAAATTATACGAGGAAACCATTAGAGGAACAGCAAAAGAAGTACTGGAACATTACACCAATAAACCGCCTAAAGGAGAAATAGTAGTTGTAGTTGGTGGAAAAAAATAG
- a CDS encoding SO2930 family diheme c-type cytochrome has product MKLIKNICSSVLVLFLLISCGSDDSTIDVPVENNELDIPTGVGHELLSEYNFFEGDLKNLTPNTEAGVIPYDLNTKLFSDYAFKKRFLYVPEGQSIPMDTTQVLSFPVGSVLIKNFYYTDNGVDNIIETRLLIKRTNEWQPETYKWNEGQTDAVKTIIGATVPLTVSVNGQEESFNYLIPNQNQCINCHALKGKIEPIGPKIQNLNRDYAYHTGTDNQLDMWMDLGILDTPSFSEPLPKWHDIDDTSASVNDRARAYLDVNCASCHRLGGSAYNSGLFLGYYNEDPNSLGVYKSPIAAGNGSGGFKYVIDPGNADESILLYRMKSSEVDVRMPEIGRELVHEEGTDLIEAWINSL; this is encoded by the coding sequence ATGAAATTAATAAAAAACATATGTTCTAGCGTATTGGTACTTTTTTTACTAATAAGCTGTGGAAGTGATGACTCTACAATTGATGTTCCTGTAGAAAATAACGAATTAGACATCCCTACAGGCGTTGGACATGAATTGCTATCTGAATACAATTTTTTTGAGGGCGACCTTAAAAATTTAACTCCAAATACAGAAGCAGGAGTTATCCCTTACGATTTAAACACCAAATTGTTTAGTGACTACGCTTTTAAAAAACGTTTTCTATATGTACCAGAAGGACAAAGCATTCCTATGGATACCACTCAAGTATTGAGTTTCCCTGTAGGGTCTGTGCTTATTAAAAACTTCTATTATACAGATAATGGTGTAGATAATATTATAGAAACGCGATTACTAATTAAAAGAACTAACGAATGGCAACCAGAAACGTATAAATGGAATGAAGGGCAAACCGATGCCGTTAAAACAATTATTGGTGCAACAGTTCCTCTAACTGTTTCTGTAAACGGACAAGAAGAATCTTTTAATTACTTAATTCCTAATCAGAATCAATGCATTAATTGTCATGCTTTAAAAGGAAAAATTGAACCTATTGGTCCTAAAATTCAAAATTTAAACAGAGACTATGCGTACCATACAGGAACAGACAATCAGTTAGATATGTGGATGGATTTAGGAATTTTAGATACGCCTAGTTTTTCTGAACCGTTACCGAAATGGCATGATATAGACGATACTAGTGCAAGTGTAAATGATCGTGCTAGAGCATATCTTGATGTTAATTGTGCCTCTTGCCATAGATTGGGAGGATCGGCCTATAACTCTGGTTTGTTTTTAGGATATTATAATGAAGACCCTAATAGTTTAGGAGTTTATAAATCTCCTATTGCTGCAGGAAATGGATCAGGCGGATTTAAGTATGTTATAGACCCTGGAAATGCAGACGAATCGATACTGCTTTATAGAATGAAATCTTCTGAAGTGGATGTTAGAATGCCAGAAATTGGAAGAGAATTAGTGCACGAAGAAGGCACAGATTTAATTGAAGCTTGGATTAACAGTTTATAA
- a CDS encoding parallel beta-helix domain-containing protein: MTKLLTKTYQLTAVCLILLLVTSCGSDDDSPIAPSNEIKISAGSGAADEAQAAFIEVKPNEIIVFDAGEFTFTNTLSMDGKQEVIIRGAGRDKTFLDFSSQTSGGEGVLVANSTKIRFEDLTIRDSKGDALKTRDCEYISFVNVGTVWSGEPSESNGAYGLYPVLCKYVYIDNCYAYGASDAGIYVGQSDQVIVKNSLAEGNVAGIEIENTTNADVYDNIATDNTGGILVFDLPGLSQTGLNTRVFNNNSYENNRTNFAPAGNIVGNVPAGVGIMVLSTKNVEIFENTLTNNNYATLLVMNYLALNPEPPAGFNPFPSGVNIHDNDITMTGTVNPDQPDSISDIGFLLGQYGLDQPEILTDGIFISQGDLCIQENPATTFVNMMLTDPTGGSLTTDISAHDCTPTSLPAISFDAY, from the coding sequence ATGACAAAACTACTAACTAAAACCTATCAACTAACAGCCGTATGTTTAATCTTATTATTAGTAACTTCCTGTGGAAGCGACGACGACTCTCCCATCGCACCATCTAATGAAATTAAAATTTCAGCTGGGTCAGGTGCTGCAGACGAAGCTCAAGCTGCATTTATTGAAGTAAAGCCCAATGAAATTATTGTATTTGATGCTGGTGAATTCACCTTTACAAACACACTCTCTATGGATGGAAAACAAGAAGTTATTATTCGTGGAGCGGGAAGAGACAAGACATTCTTAGATTTTAGTAGTCAAACTTCTGGAGGAGAAGGTGTTTTAGTAGCTAATTCTACTAAAATTAGATTTGAAGACCTTACTATTAGAGACAGTAAAGGAGATGCATTAAAAACTAGAGATTGCGAATATATTAGTTTCGTAAATGTTGGAACCGTATGGTCTGGAGAACCAAGTGAGTCTAATGGTGCTTATGGACTTTATCCTGTGCTATGTAAATATGTGTATATCGATAATTGTTATGCCTATGGTGCATCTGATGCTGGTATTTATGTAGGACAATCGGATCAAGTTATTGTAAAAAATAGTCTTGCAGAAGGTAATGTTGCTGGAATAGAAATTGAAAACACAACCAATGCCGATGTGTATGATAACATTGCAACAGATAACACAGGAGGAATTTTAGTATTCGATTTACCTGGTTTATCCCAAACTGGTTTAAATACTAGAGTATTCAATAACAATTCATATGAAAATAACAGAACCAATTTTGCTCCAGCGGGTAACATTGTTGGTAATGTTCCTGCAGGTGTTGGTATTATGGTATTGAGCACAAAAAATGTTGAAATTTTCGAAAACACGTTAACAAATAACAATTACGCGACACTACTTGTAATGAATTATTTAGCATTAAATCCAGAGCCGCCTGCTGGTTTTAATCCTTTTCCTTCTGGCGTAAACATCCATGATAATGATATTACGATGACAGGAACTGTAAACCCAGACCAACCAGATTCTATTTCAGACATCGGATTTTTATTAGGTCAGTACGGGTTAGACCAACCTGAAATTTTAACAGACGGGATATTTATATCTCAAGGAGATTTATGTATTCAAGAAAATCCTGCTACAACATTTGTTAATATGATGCTTACAGACCCAACTGGCGGATCTTTAACTACAGACATTTCTGCTCACGACTGTACTCCTACATCGTTGCCAGCCATATCTTTTGATGCATACTAA
- a CDS encoding HopJ type III effector protein: protein MTLEAFKQKLKNTPKSIVFSDTVDTIESLYEFTKTAFTNGNLKNKAGENSGSCKLFAFAKLQGFTKEETLSCFGQFYYIDVLGDPEGDGHQNIRNFMKTGFEGLKFEGEPLKLK, encoded by the coding sequence ATGACATTAGAAGCTTTTAAACAAAAATTAAAAAATACACCAAAATCTATCGTGTTTTCCGATACTGTAGATACTATAGAATCTTTATACGAATTCACTAAAACAGCCTTTACAAATGGTAATCTAAAAAATAAAGCAGGAGAAAACTCAGGCTCTTGTAAATTGTTTGCTTTTGCAAAACTTCAAGGGTTTACAAAAGAAGAAACCTTATCATGTTTCGGTCAGTTTTATTATATAGATGTTTTAGGCGATCCAGAAGGTGATGGCCACCAAAACATTAGAAACTTTATGAAGACGGGTTTTGAAGGTTTAAAGTTTGAAGGTGAACCTTTAAAGCTGAAATAA
- a CDS encoding uracil-DNA glycosylase family protein — translation MDALLHEIKQCTICADHLPLGLHPIATAHPDSKIIIVGQAPGLKVHNSGIPWNDASGKRLRTWLNVTEDQFYNTKNFAIIPMGFCYPGKGKSGDLPPRPECAPQWHAALFDKMPNVKLVILIGNYAQKYYLKAEAGSNLTETVSNFESYLPTYFPIPHPSPRNRFWMSKNPWFEASVVPELQKLIKTIL, via the coding sequence ATGGATGCGCTTTTACATGAGATTAAGCAATGCACCATTTGTGCAGACCATTTGCCTTTAGGTCTGCATCCTATTGCAACAGCACATCCAGATTCTAAGATTATAATTGTTGGTCAGGCGCCAGGACTTAAAGTGCATAATTCCGGAATTCCTTGGAACGACGCTAGCGGAAAGCGATTAAGAACCTGGCTAAATGTTACCGAAGACCAGTTTTACAATACTAAGAATTTTGCCATTATACCTATGGGATTTTGTTATCCTGGTAAAGGTAAAAGTGGCGATTTACCGCCAAGACCCGAATGTGCGCCTCAATGGCATGCCGCGTTATTTGATAAAATGCCGAATGTAAAGCTTGTGATTTTAATTGGGAATTATGCTCAGAAATATTATCTCAAAGCAGAGGCTGGATCGAATTTAACAGAAACCGTTTCCAACTTCGAGTCGTATTTACCAACCTATTTCCCGATTCCACACCCGTCACCACGGAACCGTTTTTGGATGTCTAAAAATCCGTGGTTCGAAGCATCAGTTGTGCCTGAATTACAGAAGCTAATTAAAACTATACTTTAA
- a CDS encoding helix-turn-helix transcriptional regulator, whose translation MKNLIKVERARHSLTQAQLADKLKVSRQTIHAIENNKFNPSVTLAIKMARFFEVTVEYLFDIEE comes from the coding sequence ATGAAAAACCTTATAAAAGTAGAACGCGCCAGACATAGTTTAACACAGGCACAATTGGCAGATAAATTAAAGGTGTCTCGACAAACTATTCACGCTATTGAAAATAACAAATTCAATCCGTCGGTAACCCTTGCGATTAAAATGGCTCGGTTTTTCGAAGTTACCGTTGAATATTTATTTGATATCGAAGAATAA
- a CDS encoding carboxymuconolactone decarboxylase family protein: MPLITPLSPDHDQETQDLATFFNETLGFCPNSVLTMQRRPAISKAFINLNKAVMANEGRVTSALKRLIAWVSSNATGCRYCQAHAIRAAERYGAEQEQLDNVWDYRTHPAFSEAERVALDFSLAASQVPNAVDDTLKKRLNTYWDEGEIVEMLGVISLFGYLNRWNDSMGTTLEHGAIESGEQHLGKHGWEKGKHV; encoded by the coding sequence ATGCCACTAATAACACCATTATCTCCCGACCACGACCAAGAAACTCAAGATTTAGCAACCTTTTTTAACGAAACATTGGGCTTCTGTCCGAACTCGGTTTTAACCATGCAACGCCGGCCAGCCATAAGCAAAGCCTTCATTAATTTAAACAAAGCTGTGATGGCCAACGAAGGTCGCGTAACTTCCGCTTTAAAACGCTTAATTGCTTGGGTTAGCAGTAATGCCACTGGCTGTCGCTATTGCCAAGCACACGCCATTCGTGCCGCAGAGCGCTACGGGGCAGAACAAGAGCAACTCGATAACGTTTGGGATTATCGCACCCACCCCGCATTTAGCGAGGCCGAACGTGTGGCTTTAGATTTTAGTTTGGCCGCATCTCAAGTACCAAATGCCGTAGACGACACTTTAAAAAAGCGATTGAACACCTATTGGGACGAAGGCGAAATTGTAGAAATGTTAGGTGTTATTTCACTTTTCGGATATTTAAACCGTTGGAACGACAGTATGGGAACTACACTGGAACATGGTGCCATAGAAAGTGGTGAACAACATTTAGGAAAACACGGCTGGGAAAAAGGTAAACATGTTTAA
- a CDS encoding OsmC family protein has product MTHLVTTQWKKNVQFESDNPSGKSVMIDLGEDNGGKGDGLRPKALMLTALAGCSGVDITPMLEKMKVEIDDFKIVIEGHLTEEHPKYYHLVTVDYHFYGTDLNETKINRAVDLSVDKYCGVMEMFRRFAEVKVKSHFHIK; this is encoded by the coding sequence ATGACTCATTTGGTGACCACACAATGGAAAAAAAATGTACAATTTGAATCTGATAACCCTAGCGGTAAATCGGTTATGATTGATTTAGGCGAAGATAATGGCGGTAAAGGAGATGGCTTACGTCCGAAAGCCTTAATGCTAACTGCTCTTGCTGGTTGTTCTGGGGTAGATATTACGCCAATGTTAGAAAAAATGAAGGTTGAGATAGACGATTTTAAAATTGTTATTGAAGGGCATTTAACCGAAGAACACCCAAAATATTACCATCTAGTTACTGTAGATTATCATTTTTACGGAACAGATTTAAACGAAACTAAAATTAATAGAGCAGTAGACTTATCGGTCGATAAATACTGCGGGGTTATGGAAATGTTTCGTCGTTTTGCTGAGGTAAAAGTTAAATCTCATTTTCATATTAAATAA
- the recJ gene encoding single-stranded-DNA-specific exonuclease RecJ codes for MRWTIKPKPESYKVKTLQEALHVDKLTASLLIQRGIETFDEAKSFFRPDLSELHDPFLMKDMDKAVARIEQALEAGENIMVYGDYDVDGTTSVALMSSYLRTRQENVVTYIPDRYDEGYGVSYKGIDFAHDNDFTLIVALDCGIKAIDKVAYAKEKGIDFIICDHHRPGDAIPDAAAVLDPKREDCEYPYKELCGCGVGFKLIQALSSKQGFTIEDSGEYLDLVATAIGADIVPITGENRILAYYGLQIINENPRPGIKAILNQVDKTVFTITDVVFIVAPRINAAGRMKHGTYAVQLLTEMDEKQAETYAAEIESFNLDRRETDKEITIQALNQIEERNEQERYTSVVFQEDWHKGVIGIVASRLIETYYRPTLVFTKSGEKLAASARSVIGFDVYNALEACSEHIEQFGGHKYAAGLTLHPENYDAFKQAFENVVSNTIDPKLLSPEIKIEANIALENITPKFYRILKQFAPFGPGNMMPVFMTEDVVDTGYGKCVGKEEDHLRITVKQPNVNPIVCIGFGLGKKIDVVSTKVPFSIVYSIDENHWNGVTSLQLKLRDIK; via the coding sequence ATGCGTTGGACCATAAAACCAAAACCAGAATCTTATAAAGTTAAAACGTTACAGGAGGCACTTCATGTAGACAAACTTACTGCGTCGTTGTTAATACAGCGTGGCATTGAGACGTTCGATGAGGCAAAATCATTCTTTAGACCCGATCTTAGCGAATTGCACGATCCGTTCTTAATGAAAGATATGGACAAAGCTGTGGCGCGTATTGAACAAGCTTTAGAAGCTGGCGAGAATATTATGGTGTATGGCGATTATGATGTCGATGGTACCACGTCTGTGGCGTTAATGAGTTCGTATTTACGAACACGTCAGGAGAATGTAGTCACCTATATTCCGGATCGTTACGACGAAGGTTATGGTGTGTCTTATAAAGGCATTGACTTTGCTCACGATAACGATTTTACACTTATAGTGGCGTTAGACTGTGGTATAAAAGCAATCGATAAAGTGGCCTATGCCAAAGAAAAAGGCATCGATTTTATTATTTGCGATCACCACAGACCAGGCGATGCTATTCCAGATGCCGCCGCAGTTCTGGATCCTAAACGGGAAGATTGTGAGTATCCATATAAAGAATTATGCGGTTGTGGGGTTGGGTTTAAACTCATTCAGGCCTTATCGTCTAAGCAAGGATTTACCATTGAAGATTCAGGTGAATATCTAGATTTAGTAGCTACCGCAATTGGAGCGGATATTGTGCCTATTACTGGTGAAAATAGAATTTTGGCCTATTACGGACTTCAAATTATTAATGAGAATCCGAGACCAGGTATTAAAGCCATTTTAAATCAGGTAGATAAAACCGTATTCACTATAACCGATGTGGTCTTTATTGTTGCACCAAGAATTAACGCTGCTGGACGTATGAAACATGGTACATATGCTGTGCAATTGCTTACAGAAATGGACGAAAAGCAAGCAGAAACGTATGCTGCCGAGATTGAAAGTTTTAATTTAGACCGTCGAGAAACCGATAAAGAAATCACGATTCAAGCTTTAAACCAGATTGAAGAGCGCAATGAACAAGAACGCTATACCTCTGTAGTGTTTCAGGAAGATTGGCACAAAGGTGTTATTGGTATTGTGGCATCTCGGCTTATAGAAACCTACTACAGACCCACATTAGTATTTACAAAAAGTGGTGAGAAATTGGCCGCTTCTGCACGATCTGTTATTGGTTTCGATGTGTATAATGCCTTAGAGGCATGTAGCGAACATATCGAACAATTTGGTGGACATAAATACGCAGCAGGATTAACATTGCATCCTGAAAATTACGACGCTTTTAAACAGGCTTTCGAGAATGTGGTGTCTAATACAATCGATCCGAAATTACTCTCTCCAGAAATTAAAATTGAAGCGAATATTGCTTTAGAAAATATAACGCCTAAATTCTATCGTATTTTAAAGCAGTTTGCACCCTTTGGTCCTGGGAATATGATGCCGGTTTTTATGACTGAGGATGTGGTAGATACTGGATATGGGAAATGTGTTGGGAAAGAAGAAGATCATTTACGGATAACCGTGAAGCAACCCAACGTAAATCCTATTGTGTGTATTGGATTTGGATTGGGAAAAAAGATAGATGTAGTCTCTACAAAAGTACCGTTTAGCATTGTGTACTCTATAGATGAAAACCATTGGAATGGTGTAACAAGTCTGCAATTGAAGCTTAGAGATATAAAATAA
- a CDS encoding MFS transporter gives MKQKDPYAALRYKEFNIFLLVRFAMVFAWSMQFIVIEWEVYSITKNPLSLGIIGLMEVIPAVSMALFSGHIVDQSEKKSLLVKCILGFSVISFGLFLLTWPKVVGDLSQNVVLYSIYFLVFLGGFVRSFLGPTIFSLLSLVVPKKLYPNAATWSSSVWQMGAVLGPALAGFSIHLIGVHWSMCLIVGFSITALMALTQISTKPILNPNIGEPIMQSLREGLKFVFSTKAILGALTLDMVAVLFGGAVALLPVFAQDILKVGPQGFGVLRAAPAVGAFITMVISAYIPLNKDAGMKLLIAIFGFGCSIIVFGISTWFWVSVGALFFSGVFDGISMVIRQTILQLKTPDHMRGRVASVNSMFVGSSNELGAFESGLTAKLMGTVTAVVFGGSMTLLIVLTTGIFSPTFRKLDLRKDLEEHENEG, from the coding sequence ATGAAACAGAAAGACCCGTACGCAGCTTTAAGGTACAAAGAATTCAATATATTTTTATTAGTCCGTTTTGCTATGGTATTCGCCTGGTCTATGCAATTTATTGTTATAGAATGGGAGGTGTATAGCATTACTAAAAATCCGTTGTCGCTTGGAATTATCGGACTTATGGAAGTGATTCCAGCCGTGTCTATGGCTTTGTTCTCAGGGCATATTGTAGATCAGAGCGAAAAAAAGAGTTTACTTGTAAAATGTATACTTGGATTTTCTGTAATTAGTTTCGGACTGTTTTTACTCACTTGGCCAAAAGTCGTTGGAGACCTTTCTCAAAACGTAGTTCTATATTCTATTTACTTTTTAGTATTTCTTGGCGGTTTTGTCCGTTCGTTTTTAGGTCCTACCATTTTCTCCTTATTGTCATTAGTAGTACCTAAAAAGTTATATCCAAATGCGGCAACGTGGAGTAGTTCGGTTTGGCAAATGGGCGCGGTATTAGGTCCGGCACTCGCTGGATTTTCTATTCATTTAATTGGAGTACATTGGTCTATGTGTTTAATTGTAGGCTTTTCCATAACAGCATTAATGGCATTAACTCAGATTTCTACAAAGCCTATTTTAAATCCGAACATTGGCGAACCCATAATGCAAAGTTTAAGAGAAGGCTTAAAGTTTGTGTTTAGTACTAAAGCCATTTTAGGGGCACTTACTTTAGATATGGTGGCCGTTTTATTTGGAGGTGCTGTGGCTTTATTGCCTGTATTTGCGCAAGATATTTTAAAAGTCGGACCGCAAGGGTTTGGCGTGTTACGTGCCGCACCGGCAGTGGGAGCTTTTATTACGATGGTTATTTCTGCATATATCCCTTTAAATAAAGATGCCGGGATGAAGTTACTCATAGCTATTTTTGGATTTGGATGCAGTATAATTGTGTTTGGGATTTCCACATGGTTTTGGGTATCGGTAGGGGCGCTGTTTTTTAGCGGTGTTTTCGATGGCATTTCAATGGTGATTCGTCAGACTATTTTACAATTAAAAACTCCCGACCATATGCGTGGGCGTGTGGCTTCAGTAAATTCTATGTTTGTTGGCTCTTCTAACGAACTGGGTGCTTTTGAAAGTGGTCTTACAGCTAAACTTATGGGAACGGTTACGGCCGTTGTATTTGGAGGTAGTATGACTTTATTGATTGTATTAACTACTGGAATATTTTCTCCAACATTTAGGAAGCTCGATTTGCGTAAGGATTTGGAGGAGCATGAAAATGAGGGGTAG
- a CDS encoding UDP-2,3-diacylglucosamine diphosphatase, producing the protein MQIPEGKKIYFSSDNHLGAPTHEVSLPREKKFVAWLDEIKHDAAAIFLLGDLFDFWFEYKTVVPKGFVRTLGKLAEIRDSGIPVYFFVGNHDLWMDDYFQKELNIPVYHKPKEFTFNNKTFLIGHGDGLGPGDKGYKRMKKVFISPFFQWLFRWLHPDLGVKFAQYMSVKNKLISGDEDAKFLGEDNEWLVQYCKRKLETKAYDYFVFGHRHLPMEIALNDTAKYVNLGDWIGYYTYGEFDGRDLNLKTFEVTL; encoded by the coding sequence ATGCAAATTCCCGAAGGCAAAAAAATATACTTCTCGTCAGACAATCATTTAGGCGCACCAACACACGAAGTCTCACTACCTCGTGAGAAAAAATTTGTGGCTTGGTTAGACGAAATCAAGCACGATGCAGCGGCTATATTTCTATTGGGCGATTTGTTCGACTTTTGGTTCGAATACAAAACCGTTGTGCCAAAAGGCTTTGTAAGAACACTAGGAAAACTTGCCGAAATACGCGATTCTGGAATTCCCGTTTACTTTTTCGTGGGTAATCACGATTTATGGATGGACGATTATTTCCAAAAAGAACTTAACATCCCAGTTTATCATAAACCTAAGGAGTTCACCTTTAACAACAAAACCTTTTTAATAGGTCACGGCGACGGATTAGGCCCTGGAGACAAAGGCTACAAACGCATGAAAAAAGTGTTTATTAGTCCGTTTTTTCAATGGTTATTCCGCTGGTTACATCCAGACTTAGGTGTGAAATTCGCTCAGTACATGTCGGTTAAAAACAAATTGATTTCTGGCGACGAGGATGCTAAATTTTTAGGCGAAGACAACGAGTGGCTCGTACAATATTGCAAACGTAAATTAGAAACCAAAGCTTACGATTATTTCGTGTTTGGCCACCGCCATTTACCTATGGAAATAGCATTAAACGATACCGCTAAGTACGTTAATTTAGGCGATTGGATTGGGTATTACACGTATGGAGAGTTTGATGGTAGAGATCTTAATTTAAAGACTTTCGAGGTTACATTGTAA
- a CDS encoding 6-pyruvoyl trahydropterin synthase family protein, with translation MSNIRITKQFTFETGHALYGYDGKCKNVHGHSYKLSVTVIGKPITDNTNVKYGMVIDFGDLKKIVKTEIVDVFDHATVFNKNTPHVELAKELSDRGHNVLLVDYQPTSEMMVIDFASKIKTYLPSHIALHSLRLQETDSSFAEWYASDNL, from the coding sequence ATGAGTAATATTCGAATTACCAAACAATTTACTTTCGAAACCGGACACGCCCTTTATGGCTACGACGGAAAATGTAAAAACGTTCACGGCCACAGTTACAAACTTTCGGTAACCGTAATTGGCAAACCCATTACAGACAACACCAATGTAAAATACGGAATGGTTATCGATTTTGGCGATTTAAAGAAAATTGTTAAAACAGAAATTGTCGATGTATTCGATCATGCAACCGTTTTTAACAAAAACACACCACACGTGGAGTTGGCAAAAGAATTGAGCGATCGCGGACATAACGTCTTGTTAGTCGATTACCAGCCAACCAGCGAGATGATGGTTATCGATTTTGCGTCGAAAATAAAAACCTATTTACCAAGCCACATTGCATTACATTCTTTAAGATTACAGGAAACAGATAGTAGTTTTGCAGAATGGTACGCTAGCGATAATTTATAG